The genomic region CCCCCCCCATGCGCGCCACGGTGTCGCTCTGGCGGACGCAGGCGGCGAGGCGGCGGGCCGCCTCCCGGAGGAGCTGATCTCCCCCGGCGTGGCCGTGGGTGTCGTTGACCGCCTTGAAGTGGTCGAGGTCGATAAAGAGCAGGGCGCCCTTCGAGCCGTTGCGCCGGGCCTGGGCGATGGCCTGCCCCAGGCGGTCGAAAAAGAGCGAGCGGTTGGGCAGCCCGGTGAGGGCGTCGTAGTTGGCCTGGTGCCAAATCTCGTCCTGCAGGCGGCGCCGCTCGGTGACATCGTGGACGATGGAATAGAGCAGCCCCCTGCCCCGCACTCTGATCGGCCCGCTGAACACCTCCACGTCCCGCACCTCGCCGTCGCAGCGCCGGTGGCGGAAGTGAAAAACCCTCTTTTCCTCCCCCCTGGCCCGCTCCAGCTCGATGCGGAGCTCCTCCCTGTCGAGGGTGTTGACCTGGTCGATGTTCATCGCGGTCAAGGCCGCGTGGTCGTAGCCGTAGAAGGTGCAGGCGGCCGGATTGGCATCGACGATCGCTCCGCTGGCGGGATCGATCAGAAGCATCACCGAGTGGTTGTTCTCGAACAGGGCATGGTACTGGGAGTCCCGCTCCCGCACCGCCCTCTCCGAGGCCTTGCGGGCGGTGATGTCGTTCAGGGTGACGGCGATGCCGGTGAACTTGCCGCTGACATCGAGCATCCGCTGGAGCCTCACCTCGAAGACCAGTTCGTGGTCGCCGTCCTCCAGGGACTTCTCCAGGACCAGGTCGGTGCCCTCCCCGGGCAGGAAGGCTTCCAGCTCCTCCTCCAGCCAGGCGAACACCCCCTGTTCATTCTCGCCGCCGTAGTAGGCGCTGCCGGGGATAGCCGACTTCCTGAACAGGCGGGCGGCGGCGAAGTTGAGGTTGTCCACCCGCCCCTCGGTGTCGAGCAGGATAACCGGCGGGGCGAGGCTCTCGAAGATGGTCAGGTACTTGTTCTTCTCGTTGGCCAGGTGCCGGTTGGCCCCTCGCATCTCGTCGATCCGCTCGTCCTCGCCGCCCTCGGCCCAGGCGGCGCAGAAACAGATCTCGATGCGGTCGAAGAAGCGGTCCACGAAACGCCGGCACCACTGAGCATCCTCCAGCACCTCGCTCCGCTCGTCGACAAGGTCGACGTAGCTCTGCCGGTAGTACTTCATCAGGCCGAGGAAGAGGGACAGGTCGATGCCGCGCGCCCTGTGCCGGCGGGCCTCCTCCACGGCAAAGGCCGCCCCCGGGGAGGCGGCGAAATCGGTGTCGGGGCTCAGCTCGGGAATCTCCGGGCAGATCGCCAGGGCGCCCAGAAGCTGCTCGGAGAGGGATGCGATCGACAGCCGCCAGGCCTCGCGCAAGGTGGAGGTGTAGCGGATGTAGTTGCGCTGCCGCGCGATGGCCAGGATCCGGTCGATCAGCCATTCCTCGCTCGCCTCCAACACCACGGCGAAGGACGCCTGGGGGGAAGGGGATATGTCGGGGCCGGTATTCAATTTCATCGCCTGAGAGATTAGGCCTTTGTCCCGGTTCAATGGGGCCGCTCTCAAAAGATAAAACTTTCCCCTTAAAAGGTATAGCCCAAAATTGCCTGTATTCATACCATCGGTATCAGGAAAGATGGTCACCATTAAACGGAATCTCCATGGCCCGCCCCAGAAGCCACCGATGTCGCTCAGGATACAGACCCTTCCCCGCGTCATTTTGACCGCTCATGTAAAAGGAAGGTGACTGCCTCCTCATTTCACTTGACGAGCGTAGAGCAATTACTCTACACTCTCTCTTGAGCATATCCCATCCGATCGCTTTCAAGGGAGAACACCATGCGCATTCTGCTCATCCACCCACCGAGCAGCATCGGCTTCATCGACCGGGTCTACATGCACGAGCCCCTCGCCCTGGAATACCTCGGGGCGGGGCTGAAGCTCGACGGACACGAGGTCATGCTGCACGACGCCCGCATCGACCCGGACGTGCTCGCCGCGGCCCGGGGCTACCGACCGCAGGTCGTCGCCCTGACCGGATACACCAGCCAGGCGAACATCGTCAAGGCACTGGCCGGGCAACTCAAGGCCCTTGACCCCGCCCCCACCGTGGTCGTCGGCGGCCACCACGCCACGGTCCGGCCGGCCGACTTCAACGTCCCCGCCATCGACCTGGTCGTGGTCGGCGAGGGGGTGACGGCCCTGCGGCAGATCGCCCGGGAGCTGGCAGGGGAAGGGGGCTTCGAGACCATCGACGGTCTGGCCATCCCCGGGGAGGAGATGCGTTTCACCCCGGCGCGCCCCCATCCCGGCCTGGACGAGCTCCCCCTGCCCGACCGCACCCTCTCGGCCCGCTACCGCGACCACTACTTCAGCGAGTGGCTGCGCCCCCTGGCCTCGGTCCGCACCTCGCTGGGTTGCACCGCCCGCTGCAACTTCTGCGCGCTATGGTCGCTCACCGGCGCCAAGTACCTGAGACGGCAGCCGGAGAAGGTGGTGGAGGAACTGCGGAGCATCGAAGAGGAGAACGTCTTCTTCTGCGACGACGAGTCGATGTGCGACGTGGGACGCATGGACCGGCTGGCCGAGCTCATTGCCGCGAGCGGCATCCGCAAGAAGTACTTCCTCTACGCCCGGGTCGATACCATCGTGCGCCACCCCCAGCTTTTCGCCAAGTGGCGCGATGTCGGCCTGCAGCAGGTCTTCGTCGGCATGGAGAGCTTCTCCGACGCCAACCTGGAGCGGATGAACAAGGGGGTCACCGTGGCCCAGCAGGAAGAGGCGGTGCGCATCCTGAGAAAAATCGGCATCCTCCTCTACGCCTCCTTCGTGGTCGACCCCGATTTCTCCCGGGAAGACTTCCGCTGTCTGACCGCCTACGTGCGCCGCCTGAAGCTGCACCACGCCTCCTTTTCGGTCCTGACCCCCCTGCCCGGCACCGCCCTGTACGAGGAGCGGCAGGGGGAGCTACTCCCCTACCGACCCGAGCTGTTCGACTTCATCCACACGGTGCTGCCGACCCGCCTCCCCCTGGCCGAGTTCTACGCCGAATTCGCCCGCCTCTGGCAGAGGGCTGTCCCGCCCCACCGGGCCCTGAAGACCTTCTCCCGCTACGGGTTGCGGCGCCTGCCGGGTGTCTTCCGGCTGCTCGGCGAGGCGATGGCGGCCATGCGCAAGGGGCATCTGGACCACGACTGAGAAACGGGCTACAATGCCGCCCATGATCGCAAAAGGCCAGACCAAGACGCGCGACAGGATCCTGGAAGGGGCCCTTGCCCTTTTCAACGAAAAGGGGACGGGGGCGGTGACGACCAACCACATCGCCGCCGCCATCGGCATCAGCCCCGGCAACCTCTACTACCACTTCCGCAACCGGGAGGACATCGTCCGAGGCATCTTCGCCCTGATGGAGGCCGAAAGCCGCGAGGGCTTCGGCCCCATCGCCGCCGGCGCCCCGTCCATGGGGCTGGAGGCCTTCGAAGAGACCTTCCGCTTCATCCAGCTGTTCAACCGGCGCTTCCGCTTCTTCAAGCGGGAACTGCCGACCCTGCTGATGCGCGATCGAGAGTTGAAGGAGGGCTTTCAGGCCGTCCACCGGGAGACCCTCGGCCTGATCAGAGCTCTGATCGACGGAGCCGTCGCCGGTGGGGCGCTGAGGCCTCTGGAGGAAGGGGAACAACAGCTGCTGGCGGAGATGAGCTGGATGCTGACCCTCTTCTGGCCCAACTACCTGGAGGTCGCCGGTGACGGCGATACGGATGAGGGGCTGGAGCGGGGAATCGCCATGATCCGCCTGCTGGTGCGCGGCTTCGCGGCGGGGAGATGAACCGGGACGGGGGGGGCAGAATGGAGCGTTACCTGAAAGAGACGGAGATCATCGACTGGCGGGACCCGGCCATCCTGCGCCTGGCGGCGGAGCTGGCGGGGGGAGAAACTGAACCGGAGGAGGTCGCAGGACGCTGCTTCGAATGGGTGCGCGACGAGATCCGCCACAGCTGGGACTACCGGCTGAACCCCGTCACCTGCAGGGCCTCGGAGGTCCTGCGCCACGGCACCGGCTACTGTGATGCAAAGAGCCACCTTCTAGCGGCCCTGCTGCGCGCCCGCGGCATCCCGGCAGGCTTCTGCTACCAGCGGCTGAGCCTGAAGGGCGATAGCGCCCCCTACTGCCTGCATGGCATGAATGCCGTCCATCTGCCGGGGCACGGCTGGTACAGGGTCGACGCCAGGGGAAACAAGCCCGGGGTGGATGCCCGGTTCACACCTCCGGTGGAGCAACTGGCCTTTTCGACTGCAGACAAGATGGAAGCGGACCTTCCGGAGATCTGGCCCGAACCGCTGCCGGCCGTGGTAACGGCGCTGACCCGGTGCAATACCTACCTCGAAGTCTACCAGGGCCTGCCGGACGTTGAGATCATCCGGGCCGTTTCCGGCTGAACGCCCTGCCTTCTCAGACCTCCGCGTAGGCCCCCTTCTTTTTCTCCAACTCACTGGCGTACTTGGCCAGCACCGCCCGCCGCGAAAGCATGAAGTGGACCTTGCGCGGATCGGTAAGGTCGAGGACCGGGATCTCCTCGAGCCCCCGGCTGGTGAGCTTGCGCATCACCTCGGTGAGGGTCTCGTCGGGACGGGTGGTGATGACCTTGGCGTTGGCGATGTCGCGGGCGAGGACCAGACCCGGCGGCAAGTCCTCGGCGAGGATGCGGCGGATGTCGTTGACCGAGAATATCCCCTTCAGGTTGCCGTCGCCGTCGACCACGGGGTAGTAGGCCCCTTCGGCGTCGGCGATCACCTCGAGGATGCGGGTCAGGGGCATGTCCTCGGGGATGGGGTGGGGCCTTCGCCCGTGCTCCGCGAGATCGGCCACGTGGATTCCCTCGAGCACGTCAATGACCAGGTCGCCGAGGTGGGCGGGGGAATCGATGCGGCCGGGCACCTGCTTCTGGTAGATGGTGTTCTTGCGGAAGACCAGCATCGCCACCACGCAGACCAGCATCAGGGGTGCGAGCAGGCCGTAGTTGCCGGTCAGCTCGCTGACCATGATCAGGGTCGCCACGGGGGTGTTGGAGACACCGGCGAAGAAGCCGGCCATGCCGATCAGCACGTAGGCCCGGGGGTCCTGGACAAGGGCCGGGAAGAAGGCCTCGGCGGTGGCCCCGAAGGCCCCGCCGAGCATCGCGCCGATGACCAGGCTGGGAGCGAAGACCCCGCCGGAGCCCCCCGAGGAGATGGTCAGGCTGGTGGCCAGGATCTTGGCCAGGGCCACGAGGAGCATCACCCACAGGGCCACCTTGCCGTACAGGGCGGCCTGGACCATGCCGTAGCCCGAGCCGAGCACCTGGGGCACGACCATGGCGAGCAGGCCGAGCATCAGCCCGCCGACGGCGGGCTTGAGCACCTGGGGGAAGTCCCACTGATGGAAGCGGTCGCGGATGCCGTAGAAGGTGTGGACGTAGACCTTGCCCAAACCGGCGCAGAGCACCCCGAGCAGGAGGAAGAAGACGAGCTCCGGGGGGTTCTCGAAGCGGAACAGGGGGGTGGCCAGCAGGGGCTTCCAGCCGGTGACGGCGCCGAACAGGGAGTAGGCGACGATGGAGGAGATGATGGCGGGGATCAACCCCTCGTGCTCAAACTCGGGGTCCTGGTAGAGGACCTCGACCGCGAAAAGGGCCCCGCCGAGAGGGGCGCGGAAGGTCGCGCCGATGCCCCCGGCCATCCCGGCGAGCAGAAGCACCCGCCGGTCGGCGGAGGAAAGTTTCAGCTTGGTGGCGAGGAAGGAGCCGAAGCCGGCGCCGATCTGGGCGATGGGGCCCTCGCGGCCGGCCGACCCGCCGGTGCCGATGGTGGCCATCGAGGCGACCGCCTTGATGATCGGCACCCGGGAGCGGATCAGCCCCCCCTTGTTGTGGAAGGCGTCGATGGCCGCGTCGGTGCCGTGCCCCTCGGCCTCGGGGGCGAAGGTGAAGACCAGCCAGCCCGAGACCAGACCCCCGATGACCGGGATCAGGAAGAGGAACCAGCGGTATTCGGCGTGCAGGGTGTCAATCATCCCCTCGCCGAGGTGAGCCACCGCTTCTGCCCCCTCGCCGGGCCCGTGGTACCCTGCCAGCCCGTGAAGAAAGAGGTCTTCGGCGGCATTCACGGCGAAATAGAAGGCCAGAGCCCCCAGCCCGGCCACCAGCCCCACCAGGGCGCTGAGAGCGAGGGGGCGCCCCAGGGCGCGGACGTCCAGGGACCGCAGGGCGGCCCCGAGCCGATCAGGAAAATTCATGCCCTTCTCCGGCCCGCGGCTGCGGGCAGTGACGGCCGTTTCGATTCATTGCCTGCCCCCGTTCCATCCGGGGAATCCGCCTCCCGTGGCGATGCCGTGGCCGGGAGACGGTTGCCGGCGCACCCGGCAACCCCGGGAGGGTATACCACCCCGTCTAACTTATCAAGAATTTGTCAGGATTTCTCTCCCTTTGGAGCCCATTCGGCAAAGGCGCCGCGGAAAAGAAGGGCCGCCGCCAGGACGGTGGCCGCCGAGACGAGAAAGATGTTGCTGCTGGCCGCGGCCGCCGGCCCCACCCAGGGCGCAACCGGCTGCAGGGACCGGAGCATCTCCAGAAGCTGGGCGGTGATGGCGGCGCCGAAGGAGCCGGACATGAAGAAGGTGAGGTTGTAAAAACCCATGCCGATGCCGACCCGCTCCGGGGGGAGGACCAGGGAGACGGTCTTGGCCAGGGAGGCGTGAACGAAGGCGAAGCCGCTATAAGCCACCACCAGCACTGTGGCAATCAGGGCCGGAGAGCTTCCCGTGCAGGCGGCGAGAAGCAGGTAGCCGGCGACGAGAATGACCATCCCGGCCAGGACGACCGGCACGCTCCCCCTGCGGTCGGCCAACCGCCCGGCCACCGCTCCAAGGACCGCCGCGCTCATCGCCCCGGGAAAGATGACCAGGCCGATGGCCTCGGTCCCGAGGCCGTTCTGGGCGCGCAACAGCAAAGGGACGTGAAACATCATGCCGAAAATGGTGCCGACGGCGAGGAAGGCGGCCACCAGGCCGGCGAGGTAGCGCCGGTCGCGGAACAGGCCGGGATGGACGAAGGGGCTGGCGGCCCGCCGCAGGTGGCGCACGAGGAGCAGGAGCAGGAGGACGGCCAGGGGCGCCGCCCACCAGAGCAGCTCGGAGACGAAGAGGAGCAGGGAGACGACGCCACCGCCGAGCAGCAGGGCGCCCGGCAAGTCAAAGCCGTCGGGCCCCTTCTTTTCGGCGGGGAGCAGGCGACGGTACAGGGGCACGGCCAGCAGGGTGGCGGTGGAGAGGAGGAACAGGTAGCGCCAGTGCAGGGCGCCGCCGATGTAGCCGCCGACGATCGGCCCGACCCCGGCGGCGAAGGCGACGGTGGAGGCCACCGCCCCCATGACCCGGCCCCGGCGCTCGGGAGGCACGAAGCGGGTGGCGACGATCATCGACAGGGCTGGGATGGCCGAACCGCCGCTGGCCTGAACCAGGCGCCCGACCAGCAGCAAGGGGTACCAGGAGGCGAAAAAGCCGATCAGGGCCCCCGCATTGAACAGGAGGAGGCCGAGCGTGATGAGGTTTTTCAGCGGATAGAGGTCGGCGAGCTTGCCGAAAGTGACCGAGCCGAGGGCGAAGACGACGATGTAGCCGGTCACCACCCAGCTGACCTCGGTGGGGCTCAGGGCGAACTGGCGGGCGATGTCCGGAACGGCCACGTTGAACATGGTGCCGTTGAGGACCGAGAAGAAGACGGTGAAGCAGAGCAGGGCCACGAGGCGCCGGGCAAAGGGGCGCTCCGCAGCCCCTTGCGGCGGCTGGGACATGAGACCCCCGGGGCGTTTGCGGATGCGGGACAACAGGTGGATACCATACGCCTTTTGGAGCCTTGAGTCCAGCGGCAGGTAGGCGGGAGGGAGTCCGGGATCGAGTTTATGAGCCCGGGTCCAGCAACAATGAATGAGAATGACGATTTGCCGCAAAACCAAGACAGCTTCTCACGCAAAGCCGCTACGGCGCCATGGAGGGCAACACCCCGGGCCTCAACGATTCCCTTTGCGGCTTAGCGACTTGAGAGAGCGAAGCGGACGGGCGAGAGGCCGATTTTGATTTCAATCCCCCATGGTGCCCTGGAATGTGGCCAGTTTCTGCAGCACACCCGAATGCCACTCGAGTAAACAAAAAAGGGGCCCCGGAGGGCCCCTCGATAACGAAAACGTGGAAAAAGGAAGCGATCAGAAATTGACCACCAGGGTCACCCCGAGAACGGTGTCGGTCTCGTCAAAATCATCGGCAGGCAGGTTGTCGTAATTAACGACGTAACTCGTCTTGAGGGACAGGTGGCTATTGAGGGCGGTCACCAGGGCGGTTTCGGAGATCAGCAGCCAGTTCTCCGTCTCGTCGAAATCGGTCAGCCACTCCACCGACTGGGAGAACCTGCTCGTCTCGGAAAAGACGTAATCGTACTGACCGAACAGCCGTACGCCCAGATAACCCCGGTCCGCATCGTCCTTGAGCTTCTCGGTGGTGTAGGTCAGGCCGGCCTCGCCGGCCAGGAAATGCTTCGGACCCAGGAGGAACTTGTAGCCCGCGCCGCCGATCAGAGTGTAGCGCGCCTCGAGACCGGCAAATCGATCCTTGAGCCAGCCAACGCTGGCATAGGAGTAGAGCCGGTCGGTGTGGAGGTAGTCCCCCCGGAGCTGGGTAGCGTAGCTTTCTGCTTCGGTCTCGCCGTCGCTCTCCGAGTAGAGAGCGAGGAGCTTCCACTTGACCAGAAAGCGTTCGGAAAAGGCGTAGGTCAGGGTGTTCTTGGCCGCCAGGGTGGTCACCTCAGAGTTGCCCGAGGTGCTGACGAAAGCGATTTCGGCCTGGTCCTTCAGCCGCGGTTCTTCGGCGAAACAGGTTGTGGCGAGCAACAATCCGACGACAAGAGCAATGCAGATGCGGTACATGGTCTTCCTCCTTGGAATAAATAATGTGAGCCGGGGATGCTACCACAATCGACTCGCCCTGCAAACCCGGACTGGCGGGGGAGCGACTCGGGCTCACTGCCGCGGGACGGGGCCGTCCCGGGGACCGTAGATCGTCCCGCCGGCGCGGGCGTACTCGCGCAGCACCTCGGCCGCCTCCTCCCGCAGCACCTCGCGGCGGACGGCGATGCCCCGCCGGGCAAGCTCCTCCACCCAGTCCTGCGGCCGCGGCCCC from Desulfuromonas sp. harbors:
- a CDS encoding diguanylate cyclase — encoded protein: MNTGPDISPSPQASFAVVLEASEEWLIDRILAIARQRNYIRYTSTLREAWRLSIASLSEQLLGALAICPEIPELSPDTDFAASPGAAFAVEEARRHRARGIDLSLFLGLMKYYRQSYVDLVDERSEVLEDAQWCRRFVDRFFDRIEICFCAAWAEGGEDERIDEMRGANRHLANEKNKYLTIFESLAPPVILLDTEGRVDNLNFAAARLFRKSAIPGSAYYGGENEQGVFAWLEEELEAFLPGEGTDLVLEKSLEDGDHELVFEVRLQRMLDVSGKFTGIAVTLNDITARKASERAVRERDSQYHALFENNHSVMLLIDPASGAIVDANPAACTFYGYDHAALTAMNIDQVNTLDREELRIELERARGEEKRVFHFRHRRCDGEVRDVEVFSGPIRVRGRGLLYSIVHDVTERRRLQDEIWHQANYDALTGLPNRSLFFDRLGQAIAQARRNGSKGALLFIDLDHFKAVNDTHGHAGGDQLLREAARRLAACVRQSDTVARMGGDEFTVLLAEAAEEEAVEEACRRILQQLSRPFEVSGQEARVSGAVGIALFPLHGEDPAVLLQRADMAMYTAKEKGRNGVWLSGIPT
- a CDS encoding radical SAM protein; amino-acid sequence: MRILLIHPPSSIGFIDRVYMHEPLALEYLGAGLKLDGHEVMLHDARIDPDVLAAARGYRPQVVALTGYTSQANIVKALAGQLKALDPAPTVVVGGHHATVRPADFNVPAIDLVVVGEGVTALRQIARELAGEGGFETIDGLAIPGEEMRFTPARPHPGLDELPLPDRTLSARYRDHYFSEWLRPLASVRTSLGCTARCNFCALWSLTGAKYLRRQPEKVVEELRSIEEENVFFCDDESMCDVGRMDRLAELIAASGIRKKYFLYARVDTIVRHPQLFAKWRDVGLQQVFVGMESFSDANLERMNKGVTVAQQEEAVRILRKIGILLYASFVVDPDFSREDFRCLTAYVRRLKLHHASFSVLTPLPGTALYEERQGELLPYRPELFDFIHTVLPTRLPLAEFYAEFARLWQRAVPPHRALKTFSRYGLRRLPGVFRLLGEAMAAMRKGHLDHD
- a CDS encoding TetR/AcrR family transcriptional regulator, which produces MIAKGQTKTRDRILEGALALFNEKGTGAVTTNHIAAAIGISPGNLYYHFRNREDIVRGIFALMEAESREGFGPIAAGAPSMGLEAFEETFRFIQLFNRRFRFFKRELPTLLMRDRELKEGFQAVHRETLGLIRALIDGAVAGGALRPLEEGEQQLLAEMSWMLTLFWPNYLEVAGDGDTDEGLERGIAMIRLLVRGFAAGR
- a CDS encoding transglutaminase family protein; amino-acid sequence: MERYLKETEIIDWRDPAILRLAAELAGGETEPEEVAGRCFEWVRDEIRHSWDYRLNPVTCRASEVLRHGTGYCDAKSHLLAALLRARGIPAGFCYQRLSLKGDSAPYCLHGMNAVHLPGHGWYRVDARGNKPGVDARFTPPVEQLAFSTADKMEADLPEIWPEPLPAVVTALTRCNTYLEVYQGLPDVEIIRAVSG
- a CDS encoding chloride channel protein — protein: MNFPDRLGAALRSLDVRALGRPLALSALVGLVAGLGALAFYFAVNAAEDLFLHGLAGYHGPGEGAEAVAHLGEGMIDTLHAEYRWFLFLIPVIGGLVSGWLVFTFAPEAEGHGTDAAIDAFHNKGGLIRSRVPIIKAVASMATIGTGGSAGREGPIAQIGAGFGSFLATKLKLSSADRRVLLLAGMAGGIGATFRAPLGGALFAVEVLYQDPEFEHEGLIPAIISSIVAYSLFGAVTGWKPLLATPLFRFENPPELVFFLLLGVLCAGLGKVYVHTFYGIRDRFHQWDFPQVLKPAVGGLMLGLLAMVVPQVLGSGYGMVQAALYGKVALWVMLLVALAKILATSLTISSGGSGGVFAPSLVIGAMLGGAFGATAEAFFPALVQDPRAYVLIGMAGFFAGVSNTPVATLIMVSELTGNYGLLAPLMLVCVVAMLVFRKNTIYQKQVPGRIDSPAHLGDLVIDVLEGIHVADLAEHGRRPHPIPEDMPLTRILEVIADAEGAYYPVVDGDGNLKGIFSVNDIRRILAEDLPPGLVLARDIANAKVITTRPDETLTEVMRKLTSRGLEEIPVLDLTDPRKVHFMLSRRAVLAKYASELEKKKGAYAEV
- a CDS encoding MFS transporter, which encodes MSQPPQGAAERPFARRLVALLCFTVFFSVLNGTMFNVAVPDIARQFALSPTEVSWVVTGYIVVFALGSVTFGKLADLYPLKNLITLGLLLFNAGALIGFFASWYPLLLVGRLVQASGGSAIPALSMIVATRFVPPERRGRVMGAVASTVAFAAGVGPIVGGYIGGALHWRYLFLLSTATLLAVPLYRRLLPAEKKGPDGFDLPGALLLGGGVVSLLLFVSELLWWAAPLAVLLLLLLVRHLRRAASPFVHPGLFRDRRYLAGLVAAFLAVGTIFGMMFHVPLLLRAQNGLGTEAIGLVIFPGAMSAAVLGAVAGRLADRRGSVPVVLAGMVILVAGYLLLAACTGSSPALIATVLVVAYSGFAFVHASLAKTVSLVLPPERVGIGMGFYNLTFFMSGSFGAAITAQLLEMLRSLQPVAPWVGPAAAASSNIFLVSAATVLAAALLFRGAFAEWAPKGEKS
- a CDS encoding DUF481 domain-containing protein, coding for MYRICIALVVGLLLATTCFAEEPRLKDQAEIAFVSTSGNSEVTTLAAKNTLTYAFSERFLVKWKLLALYSESDGETEAESYATQLRGDYLHTDRLYSYASVGWLKDRFAGLEARYTLIGGAGYKFLLGPKHFLAGEAGLTYTTEKLKDDADRGYLGVRLFGQYDYVFSETSRFSQSVEWLTDFDETENWLLISETALVTALNSHLSLKTSYVVNYDNLPADDFDETDTVLGVTLVVNF